gtttaaaagaaaatgcttcactttgtttttgtatgcggtaaagttgtcgcaatacaatggtgggtcacaatgactgatgggtcagaatgacccgaagataacacaagggttaaacaagctTAGGAGTGTTTCTCCTGAACACATGGGGGCAACAAAGTGTTAAGTTACAGAAAACACTGGTGTCAAAAACTATTCTTACTGCTTTACAGCACAAAAGTGTGGAAAAGTACATCTCATAAACCACATAATTCGAAGTTACAGAATGTCCCTAACACATCAAAGTGCCTCTAAATCTAATGCATTATCACAACAGTATAAATAGGAATAGTCTAGTGCTCATGTATCTGTCAAACATGGCTTGGCTGACAAGAACAttttcatacttgatctcagcTACTGCGGCTGCATTCTAACTTTGCACATAAATACTTTTAGAAGAATACTACAATCATGATTCAAACCTTGTCTGATTAACATGACTTGCATACAATACATTTGACTCCTAAGTGCTACGATTAGGTGATGATTCACATGAATACAAAAGAAATCATTTGAAACCACCCAGGCCTGTTTCCAGCCACAAACACGAGGATCTCAGGGGTTGACTCTGTGCACGTGTACGCCTCGCCTACATTCTCACAGTTTGATGCGCCCCAGGGAGGCTGTGAGCTGGGCCTGCAGGGCCATCTGGTCGAAGGTGCGCCTGTGCGTCTGCTCTCTCACCCGCTCCCTCATGTGGAAGGAGGCTTGCACCACCTTGCGggcctcctcctgccgcctctcCCTCCGCTCCTGCAACTGCTCCCTCCGGTGCTCCTTCATGGCGACGTGTGCCTGCCGTCGAGCCATctcggcctcctcctccctgcgaaCCCCGTCTCGGAGCCTTCGGTGGCTCCGCTGCCTCTCCCGGTTGTCCTGGCCGGCCTGCTGGGCTCGGCGGCAGCGCTGAGCGTGGGCGTGCTGGGTGGCCTGCTCCATGCGCTGCTGGCTCAGCCGGGCCAGCACCTGCTTGTGCGTGAGCTGCTGCTGGCTCTGCTGCTGGGCCCTGCGCTGGCTCCTCTGGGCCTGCTGCTCCTCTCGGGCGGCGCGCTCCCGCAGCTCCTGCAGCCGCGCCTCCGTCACACGCGAGTGCTTCTCCCCGGAGCGTCTCAGCTTCTGCTCCAGAGCGCTCCTCGCCCGGGCGCCCTCGGCCTCCGCGTCCTCCTCTGCCTTCTTCTTCAGGAGGAGGTGGTGCGACAGAGAACTGCGGTTCTCCCGTTGGAGCTTGGtcctctctcccgtctcccGGCACAGCTTGTTCCTCGTGGccctctgctccttctcccTCGCCAGCCGCcattccccctccctcagcagcTGCTCCTCTCGCTCCTTTCCTTGGAGCAGATGCTCCTGGTAGCGTTTGCGCCCCGCCGAACGTGTCCGCGCcgcctctgtcctctccctctgctgggCCTCCTGTTCCTCGGTCAGCCTCCTCCAGCGGTCTTCCTGCAGCAGCACCTCCTGCTCCCGCTGGCTGGATAACTCCTCCACCCGACGCTCCCTCAGCCTCCTGCGAGCCTCCTGCTCGTCGCGCCACCGCTGCGTGCTGCgctccagctccttcctcctcctcctctcgacaCGAGCCCGGTGGAGCTCCTCCTGCCTGcgggcctcctctctctcccgctcctcctGGTGGCTGAGCTTCCGGCGGGCCTGCTCATCTTGGTGTTTCACAAGCATCAGAGCTGCTATCTTGCGGTCTTTCTCTGGCACTGTGACATGCATCTCCTTTTTGATGTACTGGGTTAGTCTCTCTAGCTGCCTCTCAGTGGCTGGTGAATGCCTGAGGTCACCCAAACTCATGATAGACACTGTGTTATTGTGGTCATCTGTTCTCAACCTGATTGGTTGTCGGGTGTCAGTGGTAATGAAGGACCTGCACCGGCTAACAGATTTTTTTCTAAAGCCCTCATCCACACATGGATCCGCTCCCGGTTTCATATCGTCTTCACCACCACAATCTTTCCTAGACTTGGCATCAGAGCTCTCACTGTCTAGCTCCAGAACTGTTTGCAAGGCTGACAGTTTCTTTCCAGACCTATCCTCTGCCAGTTTAATCATCCTTTCCCTATCCTCGCGACACAATCGCAAAAGCTTTCTGTGCTTCTTTTCGTATGCTTCATACAGGATAGACACTGTCTCGAAGGGAATGTCCTGGTGCTCTTCAATAAACTCATTAAGCGATTGTATCAAAAGTTCAACTGGTTTGACACCTACTCGTGCACATGATTCTAGTGATCGAGGACTGGTTAAAACATATCTGCTTCCATCAGCTTCAATTTTATCGAAGTTGTTTAAATCTAAGATCAGCATTGGAAAGGGCGATCTAACCTCCATGGTTGTTTAACAGTTAGCCTAGGCAAACTAGCTAGCACTACATTATAACTAATGCAGTACTACATTATCTCgccagttagctagctctactacAGTAGCTTCAATACTGACAGTAACAACTGTTAACGGGTAGCTaaactacagtaagctagattgGGTCACATTAGCTAGCTAAGATAGCTCGATTGGGTCACTCAGTACTGTAGCACACATTATGAATAAACCAAACAACATTTGCCACTTCTGATATTTTTAAGGGTTTTAAGGATATTTATATTCCGACATTGAAACCAGCAGCAATGAAAAGATTATCTTGCGTGCGTTGGCGTTGCTGAGTCGTAGAAAAAAAAACCTGGCAACGCTTTCAGTCACCATGGCAATCTTAAAGTTAACGCACCATTTCCCCTAAGAAAACTATTCTGTACTACTACAGCGCCCTCTAATGAAGGATGACAGTGATGTTAAGGCTCAATCATTCGTACCTATAGTAGCCTACCTAGCTGTATTACATATCTTAATTTATGCATAAGAATATTATTGTTTCAAACATTAATTTATAACATGTTAAAAAGCTATCATAATGAAAGGCAATTAAAAAAAGATTCAATATGCTTCATTAGAAGTTTATTATCTTAATGTCCACATGCATGTGATAATGTAATTCGTCTTCTCCTAGATGTAAAGTTAGATCAATAGTGTTCTTTCAGTCAGTCCTTTGAAATGAAGTTTTTACTAGTATTAAATTAGCGCTTGATGGCCAGGGTCAGTCCGTCTCCCACGGTGAGCATGCTCAGATCAATTCTCTCATCCTTGTGCAGTTTCTTATTGAGGGCGTCCAGGGTTTTGGAGACCAGGTCATCGGGGGCAGGGTCCACCACCTTACCACTCCACAGCACCTGTAGGATACAGAGGAACAGGCACAGGTTTGCATTCAGCACAAATATAAACAACGGTTTTTGAACAGTATCTTATTATTACACCATCCTGAAGATGTAAAGTTGAAGTGCTTGGAGGATGTACTCACATTATCAATGGCAATGATTCCTCCTACCCTCAGGAGCTCCAGAGACTTCTCATAGTATCTGTTATAGTTACTTTTATCAGCGTCGATGAATACAAAATCATATGTGCCAGCCTCTCCAGCTTTCAACAGCTCATCTGGTGaatgaaaaatataaaaaatgtaataaaaaggAACGTCCTCACTTTGAAGGTAATTAAAACAGTTATTATAGAAGACACCCACCCAGCGTTTTTATAGCAGTTTGAAGACGAACATCAATCTTATCTTCAACTCTAGCCTGCGAGCAAAGACAGAAGTTTGAGATGGTTTTAAAGCAGTGGGCTGAATATGCAGGCAAGGACACAGGGCTCTATGAGCAATATACGGTCAGGAAAAATTATGTTTGAACGTGGTAGCCTACACGACTGCAAATCGGACCTCTTTAAAGAAAGGCTTGGCGATGTCCACATATAAGTCATCTATTTCACAAGCCACTACACGGCCATTCTCAGGAAGCACCAGTGCCATGCTCAGCGCATTGTACCCTGTGTACATTCCTGCAAAATAGAAAAGCAATACATATAAATATAATTCCATCTGGAGGTCTGAAACAAATTAAAAATTAATATTTTGACCAATTACCAATTTCTATAGTTTTGTTGGCATTTATTAATTTAAGCAGATTTGCCATCAGTTGGGCCTGTTCACTAGCAACCATCATAATGCTCCATGGGTCCTCAAGGGTTTTCTGGAACATAAAAGTTGAATAAATGCTCTCTATGTAACATTCTTCTGCAGTGACAAAAATCAAACAATTATTTGTTAATTGTATTAACTCTGAGTAGAAACAGCATGGGTTACTTTTTTGACCATTGCAACTACAATTGTCTGATAAGGTAAAAGCTACAGTGGTCCGGTCAGGCTCTTCATCTCTTAAACCATGGATCGTTAACCATCTActcttgtttttgtatgcatgtTCTTTACCTGTCTGAGTTTAGTGAGGACAGGATTCTCCCTCAGTGAGTTGTTCACAACATACTGAAGCACAGGGTCATCTTTACCTCCACTGTGGCTCTTACCAGGAAACGCAGATGCACCTGCTTGGATCAAAGGAACAATTTCCAGTCCCTTTTTTGTTAAAAACTAAATAGACAAAGTAAAGCCTCTCGAGTACTTACCTGTAAGTAAAAATACAAGACCTAAACCAAGTAACATCTTAATGAGTCCATCCATTTTGAGGTACAAATAGTTGTGATGGAGAATCTTGTGAGTTTGTAGAGTGAAAGCTGATGCATTTCGTATTTATactgagagggtaggaaagtcCACATACTTTACTCAGTTTGTTTAGGGTGAACAGTCCAAGGGAGATTCACCTTATTGATTATTATGACACAGGGGTGTGTTtaactaaaaaaaaaaatgatcatGTGGCAATATGTTATTCAATTATTATTCAGCATAGCAATATTGACCGATTTGTGAAAATATTATAATGTTACAGCTGATCTTGTTCATGTATACCGGTTATTATATTGTTAGAATTTAGTTTATAAAAAAAGTTGATTGAAGTTCACTTTGTTCAGGTTTGCCCTGGTTGCTCAATGCTGTACATTTGACTAAAATTGTACTTTCCAACTTTACGAACATACGTCCTTTTATCGTGTTCATTGCCTCTTCAACACCAAATACAAATCAGCCATGGTATTCTACAAATGCGCATCATTTGATATTATTGATTTtttattgacacaattttctcATTCCTTAACTGCCGGGAGAATCTGCTTGTCTAAATTAAACGATTTGATGATGATAAACTACTGTTATGTAGGTTCCCAATAAACTGACCAACTAAATGTGAGTGCATGTATTACATAATCCATGGGCCAACAGTTTAACTAaacagtttattttattttcgaGATATATTGCATTAGACGAATGTAAAGAATGAACATTCTCTTTCATGGGATTGGTACATGGAGGATTATGGTTGTGTGCATGGGATTACGGTGGCAGGGTTGGTGAACATTACAGTAGGCTCTGTTTTAAGGGATGTTTTTACGTTGTGCTTTACGTCACAATATTCTACTCAATGTCAAATCGGTTGTGACATTCGAAGGTGTTTCGCACCTGCGTCCCAGATCCGCTTGTTCATAAGCAAATTGTCATAGGTCAGCATCCAGACGAAGAATGGGCGACGTTCCACAAATGATTAAAATCGGGATTTCGATGAAGATGCAACCAAATAATAgtgcagtttttttcaaatcagACGGCGCGAGGTTTGGGCAAACCAGGACGATAAAACTATTAACGGGATCAAAATACAAGATTGAAGTGGTTGTCAAACCCGGAGCGGCAACCGCGTCGTGAGTAGCATAGACTGTGTTGCAATTTTGAGTTTAGGTCGACAAACAATTTAAAACCTTAATCGATCGAATATACTAAAATGATCAAGCAGATAGCCTACAATATTAAGATTTGTATTGAACTGTTTTGGATGTAtagcttcagtaaaaaaaatgtttagcaTAGGCTACGGCATAAATCTATCTACAACAGATACATATCCTCAAATAATCGATCATGCCATTTGGTCCCATGTACCAATTTTAAAAGGTATAAAAAAGGGAACAATCGTTTCGTGAAAGTAACGCATTTTGCCAGATGGTgacaaggacagagacagattGTGTCTTCCGACTGTCAAATCCAAAACCGATTAAGATAGGGCAGGCTGTATTGGCTAACCCTCGTTTGTAGCAAAAACTGTAATGTGAAAATTATGTAATGTGATTATTTGCCTTTAGATTAGTAGACTGACGTGATAATATGTCCCATCAGTCCATCTCCATACCCTACAGGACACACTTTGTTCCCCTCCTCTTTTTGAATCAAGTTTATCTTGAGAACTGGGTAATGCATGGCAGACTCCTCACCTCAACAACTGTGTGTCACACAGGTGAGGAGTGACATGCTAACTGGATTTGATTGGTGGCCATACTTATTTGGAATTGTACATTTAGTACAATCTGTTGGTGACAAGCAATATTGTATCCTGTTACACTATGGACCACACTTCTGCAGGTATCAAAACTCAGACAAAAGGTGGATAAGTTTCCATAAGAGTTTTTTTTATGGTTCTCTCATCAGTACCATGAGTGTGGGCGGGATAACCTTTCCCCTGGAGCAACAGTCTAAAGACCCACAATCAGTGGTGTACAGTGGGATGTACGACACTGAGGGAGTTACTCACACcaagagtggagagagacaacCTGTCCAAATCAACATGCAGGTAATGAACAATACTATTTCAGAACTATCTCAGTGCACTTTACAGAATTTTACAATATTATTTGGTGTTTCTCCATGTGTTACAATTTCCTGAAGTGTTTTGTGTAATTGTATCTCAGTTCACAGACATAGGCCTTTTTGAGACCGTATGGCAAGTCAAGTATTATAACTATAACAAGAGAGACCACTGCCAGTGGGGCAACAGCTTCAACTGCATTGAGTATGAGTGCAAGCCCAATGAGACACGCACCCTCATGTGGGTCAACAAGGAACTGTTTGTGTAATTGACAAAGTGTTAAAGGTCAAAGATATTCAGGTTCAAAGAAAACTGACAAacaagttcacatgacttttttTTCGTTGTCAGCAGGGAGTCTATTAAAAGCTCTGCTTATAATGAGTCAAGACAATCACACTTCTCTAGGTAGACGTCTGTTGTGGCATCTGTTAACCCTCAGgtaaatgtgtgtgagtatgtgtgagtgagtgaaagaaaaaaagtgagTGAGTATGAAAGAGTAAATACGTTTTCCATGTGTTGAGTACATTTTCCAGACTGTTCTATTGTGTAACTGTCATGTGTATAACTGTGTAGCCATATAATTGTGGTGTGCTATTTATTTATAGTGCCCCTTGTCTTTCTACCTCTTGTAAGAAATTCGTATCAGTGAAAAATACTGTACAAAATCCTTGGACCAATTATGTTCATGTATCATGTTTCAAAAGTGAGCTGTTTTTGTTACCTCTCATATTAGTCTTTTGATATGCTCAGTAACAAATTATGCACATAAATTATGTCTTTTTGTAAaaatgcattttattttgttgttaaacttttgtaaaaACTATTTTGAGGAACAGTAATTTTAGATATGCTGCAAAGAAGAGTGATACAAATAAAGAAATGCTGCAAAATGGAACATTGCTAAATAACAAGTACACAGATCAAATCAATGATGTTGTTTGTCATATATTGTAAGGTTTGTTTTATATGACATAAGTGTTAACTTTTTGTGGTTGTTCAGTACTGTATTTGGAtagtaaatatattttaaaagcgTGTGGTGTGACCTTTTTACAAAGAATAAGGAACTATTTCTGTCCTACACCACCAAGGGTTTAAGGTCTCTAACAGACAGAAATAGTAACACTGAGGTGGATATGGTCAGGGTTGGTTTCCttgaacacacaaaacacaacacaacagcagGGAAATGTAATCCTGAAAGTGATGATCAAGACATTACTAATTTGGCATATAACTGCATTTCAGGAATGAGGCAATATCTACAATAGTTCGACAGTAAAGTCAAACTTTTAAGTCTGCCTGTCTTTTAACAAACAGCTTAATAGGTTAGCATTGAGGGGATCGAGAAGTTTACTTCAGCTTTAGTTAAGTCTAGTATATATTTCAATCTCAAAGGTTTGGAGCTCTTTGGGATAAATCAGACTGGGTGAAGCTCATTTGCCTTGCTAGTTTAATTAATCAAGAACAGGACTAACACCTGTCAAAATTATTATCATTTATCTGAACAACAATGATTCAATTGGTGCATGCATGGGTTGAACAAACTCAGCACTTATGGGAATCCCATGCAGCATCAGTTTGAGAAGCCTGTTCAGCTCAGTTAGGAACTTCACTAATCCCATACCATTATGCATGTATGAATTGCAAATACTTTTGAAAGTTGAGGACACTTTTGAGGTGGCCAAGACACAAATCCTGATTGCACATTGGGCTTTTCACCACTGAGTGGTGCACATACTAAAAGAGAACAACtgctgaaaaaaaagaaacgggTTCCCGGATGTGCTGTACTgcacctcccccttctctccactACCGCCCTTGTCAAACCGAGCCTCCTCCGCTTTACTGACCCCTCCCTACGGGTCTTCCTATGGCACTGCAGTGAAAGCGTcggtaaaggagagagaagctGGGCATAATTCAACGGACGAACCCTTAAATATCAAAAGCGACGCCTTTCTGTATCAGCTCGCGGCCTTCAAACACCATAAAAGCCTTGTTTTTATTTCACATCCCGGGACCGCGTTTTCATCATCCAACCGGCAAGATGGTAAGTCCCAACACCCATTTTCACCTACCAAAAACCATATAAACGTCCAGGGGTTTGGCCTCCTATGTTGTCACATAGGCCCGGGTGTTTGGGTAGGGACGGGTTATTTGATTGCGAAATGTCATTTCTGTCGAGGGGAAAGAATGCCTTTCTAAATGCATCTCGTGCGATTGCGAGAAGCCTAGACTGTGGCCCAGATAGCTGTCTAATTCCAACACAGTAACCCTGTATAATCATCTAGGCTACCCTTATCAAAGAGGGCAAACTCTGTCTTTAGGCATCCATTAGAAAGTAACATACCTACAGAATAGACAGCCAAGGCTGACTCAATTTCACGCAGTTTGGCAATCACATTCGTGAACAGGTTGTCGTCCAGAAATTGCACATATAGCCTTCAGTCAAGCATGTATCACAACAAACACTGATAATCTCAGAAAGGGCAAGCGTCCGTCATAATGTGTGGCAACATTGATACAAGTGCACAACTAATCGAAAAAACAATGTTGCCAGCGGGATAATTTCGTGTTTTAAAGGATCGATCGACTGGCCCAAAAGAACGTACAAGAGGAAGTATTGGTCCCTATAAAGCATGGtccattttgtaaaaaaaatcagCAATTTATGTTACGTTACTGTAGTTTTAGAGTAGCCTACTGAACTTTTGGATGAAGTGAAGACCAATATTAAGCTAAATCATAATTAGCCAACCACATCACATGCATACGGGTTTACAGTGTTAAAGCATACACCAAGGCCGCGCACTCGCTAAGGAAAGGAGTAGAATGATCTGATATAGGGAGGACCATATGCTGCTTTGCAATCAAGCGCCACCCACATACGCTACAGATGCGGCATCTAAGGGAGATGAAAGCCGTAGCGAATCACCAGCACAAGTCATGATCCATCCTGAAAACACCATTAGACCAGCCCACTCAATCAGGGATTATTCCCTCTGCGTTACAGCCACAACTCACATAATAGCCTACAGGTAGCATCTATTGACACCTCAAAttaagatgtatgtgtgtgtgtgggaacgaCATGTCTTTCTTTCTAATTGCATTTAATGCATTGATTCTAAATGAAGGCATTGGAATAATTAACACTAATGTTGTGTTAGTTTGCCTAATACGTTGGGGTCTGTAAAACATCTGCTTTGTAGGTATTAGCCAGACATAGGGAGGCCTAGAAATGACTGAGAGGATTAGCAAAGAATATTAAGCCTGCTGAGATTTTGGTAATTATTTTCATATTTTGGCGGTCTCTAATCCTTTAGTGCTTGCACTTTTCCTCTGAGTTAAGTTGTCTCTAGAATTCATGAGacattgttgtgttttttttctggtcattcaggtacacacacaaacatgctaacACAGTTGCAGACACCATCAAATTACAACTCTTAGTAATTTAACTATCAAAGACTGTATGTCCACCGATGAGGACATGACATTTGAATTTCAGCCTCTTAAATGAGAGTCTTATGTTTCTGCGCCATTAGTCTCATTTATGAAATTGTGCCAGCCTATATGGACTGGATGTATGCCAACCATGCCCTGTCGAAGACTGTTGACCTTGGCAAACAAAACAGCTTGACACATCAAGCCTGTGGGACTAGTGGTTGAAACACAATCAGGTGTTGCAGTCAGACACAAATGTTTGACAGCAACTACAAACCTCGTAACATGCACTGCACAACATGTGGGTATTGGTAgatcatttgactgcagatgtaGAGATTGCTGGTTCAAATCTCCCTTGGTGCCAGTTTTCCTACACTACCTATTTCAAATTCTGCTTCTCCCAGTTTCATGCAGTAACAGAATGTTTATCTGAGGCAAAGGTTGACTATTCACTTGTTCAACGTCTACACCTTCAATCCTAATGAGACCCCTTATAGACATTTTGGTTGATACTATATACGACCATTATAAAATACTGTAGGTTATATACGTTTTTATCAAGCCTATTGCATTAATCGTAGCAATGAGTGATGTAAGTTAATTTGAAAGCAGTCAAGACTGATTTATTGTAATTTTTGTTGGATATTAGACTAAGGGCAGGGATTTGATGGCACCAGTAATGGATAGGTACTAGTTGTTCAAGAACATCGTCCCATCTTGTTTTGCTCATTTACAGTTTAGAACACACAATCAACCTTTGACATAATTGGAGTAACTGCCATAGAAAATGCAATGCACCTCTTGTCAGTCCTTTATGTTGTGGCTTAGCTCATCTATAATTGGCTGGGTTTTAAGGTGGACTAGTAAAGACCGGTCAAAACCACACTGATGCCAGACTGTTAATCATGCAAAACGCACGTTGTGCACTGGAGTCTAATTGATTCTGAATGAAGCATGAATTATTGATcggcaaacacacactgtctctccctctcccttttctctttcccttctgCCTTTCACGCTCTCCTCTCGCCCATACCATACCGCCCTCTCCCCATTTACATTTGAAGAATCTTAAAGTGTCTAATGTATGTGGTAAAAAGGTAAACACGTTTTATTCCTGAAACAACCAGTCACAGTGCTGACCTGGCTTTATTTAGTAACTCTGTAATCCTTCACACTAAATCTCCTTTGTGGCAAATCCTCACCTGGCAGCGCCTTGGCCAAAGTAAACTAGCAATCGGTCTCAAGCAACTACACTTGTAAAGCCGTGACTTGAAAAGGTGACATATCACTTAAACAGAGATGAGGttgtatcagaatcagaatcaggtttattcgccatgtatgttatacaaacacggaatttactgtggcagggaggtgcaaaacactaaacatatacagatcttaaattaagtaaaagtacaaaagtttaactatttctaagaactaaacaatccaagaatacaacaatttaaatataaaataaaatatatataaaaataagaatagaatgagcagcgtgaatggtcaacatagtgtaAGGATATTTAAGGATTTATGAGAACCTGTTAATATGTGTGAAGGGACAATCAATTATGGACACCACTCTGAAGAATAGGGAGAGTAAAATACTAATATGCTAATCCTTTCTAACCTCTTGCTCTTCGCTGCTCCTAAATACATTACGACGTTTGGAAGCAAGGATACCACAGATGCTATGTACCTGTCTCTTTGTCTAGGAAATGTTTCCCACTGTACTGCATGAGTAACCGATTTGAATCAAGTAGTAGATCAGTATTAATACCGCCCACCCAAGCCATCTGGGGGGGAGACAGTTCTTGAAGGTTAACTAGTAGGTGTAATTTGAGTCCAACTAGATGATTATAAGCTTGGCACACttaataaaataattttctgaATGAGCGATTTTTGGGCAATGTTCACAGGAATGTTGTCCATTTTAGCTACATACAATATTTTGTTTAGAAATTAATACAACCTCCCTGGTAACTGGTTTCATCCAGCAGAATGTGATCTATAATTTAATTTCCAACATAATCTTAAACAAAATTTAATCTAAAATTAGATTAAGACTAAATCTGCTTCTGTTTGAATTGAGTGAACAAATTAGACAGGTATTCTGGGTATGTAAATAATCCTTTCCTTTTTTGTTCCTGTTCACAGGAATACAAGCTGTAGTTACAATAAAGTTTCATGCAAAAAGATATGGAAAGAACATGTTAACACTATCAGAAATGTGCCAACAGCCAAGCTGCTGTCTGAATCTACGACACAACTGTGAGAAAAATCAGTTGATGTGTTCAGTGGTATCCCTGAGTCATCCCAATAGTATTAAGAGGCCTTTGTGTGGTATGAAAATGAGGAGTAGTCATGCTTACCACAGCTTCAGGTTTAGCTAGAAAAAGAACGCCTGCAGGTTGTAACAGTTGTATTGTATCTAACGTGAAACGGTGTTTGTGGTAAATATGTCTACAAAATAGAGCTCAGACTTTCATGTCGCCAAAATAGCTTTAGTCACATATTTTAGACATTGTACAAACAAATATGATTGAATGCACATGTCTTACCTATTTTCCTCTTTCTTCTTTAGGGAAATGAAGCAAGTTACCCCCTGGAAATGTGTACACATTGTAAGTATTTTGTTTGACTCTTGTTCACTGTTAAAATAACCACACAAGACACGGCCATGGTTAGTTTGTTTTGTCCTataaccccctccacccccacccatacacacacacacacacacacacacacacacacacattcttctcaTTAGTTGAGAAGTTGTCATTGTCTATTGACCTATAAAGGGAAGGTGATTGTCCTTGTACAAAAAcgatactcacacacatacacacgcgcacacacacacacacacatgctgtaaagGTCAAAACCGCAATTCCAAAGGAGTCCGTTTTCCCCCTATTTTTAGTAGTGATGCCCTATTTTACTTCTTTATTCTTAGTCTCCATAATCAGCTTTACGGTTTCTTTTTATCAGTAGGATCAGTTTGTGTACCCTCTAATGAGCTCTGAGACCTGAAGGATCTCCTAAACAGCTAGGGACAACCTCCAGCTCCTCACAGCACTGATATCAACAGTCCTTGCTGCGAGGGACTTCTTTGAACAGAGCTCTCCTGGGATCAGGGCCACCAAcatgggatggggagggggctcAAGCAGTTTGGGTACGTGC
This DNA window, taken from Osmerus eperlanus chromosome 6, fOsmEpe2.1, whole genome shotgun sequence, encodes the following:
- the LOC134022283 gene encoding catechol O-methyltransferase domain-containing protein 1-like isoform X2; translation: MDGLIKMLLGLGLVFLLTGASAFPGKSHSGGKDDPVLQYVVNNSLRENPVLTKLRQKTLEDPWSIMMVASEQAQLMANLLKLINANKTIEIGMYTGYNALSMALVLPENGRVVACEIDDLYVDIAKPFFKEARVEDKIDVRLQTAIKTLDELLKAGEAGTYDFVFIDADKSNYNRYYEKSLELLRVGGIIAIDNVLWSGKVVDPAPDDLVSKTLDALNKKLHKDERIDLSMLTVGDGLTLAIKR
- the LOC134022274 gene encoding coiled-coil domain-containing protein 177, whose translation is MEVRSPFPMLILDLNNFDKIEADGSRYVLTSPRSLESCARVGVKPVELLIQSLNEFIEEHQDIPFETVSILYEAYEKKHRKLLRLCREDRERMIKLAEDRSGKKLSALQTVLELDSESSDAKSRKDCGGEDDMKPGADPCVDEGFRKKSVSRCRSFITTDTRQPIRLRTDDHNNTVSIMSLGDLRHSPATERQLERLTQYIKKEMHVTVPEKDRKIAALMLVKHQDEQARRKLSHQEEREREEARRQEELHRARVERRRRKELERSTQRWRDEQEARRRLRERRVEELSSQREQEVLLQEDRWRRLTEEQEAQQRERTEAARTRSAGRKRYQEHLLQGKEREEQLLREGEWRLAREKEQRATRNKLCRETGERTKLQRENRSSLSHHLLLKKKAEEDAEAEGARARSALEQKLRRSGEKHSRVTEARLQELRERAAREEQQAQRSQRRAQQQSQQQLTHKQVLARLSQQRMEQATQHAHAQRCRRAQQAGQDNRERQRSHRRLRDGVRREEEAEMARRQAHVAMKEHRREQLQERRERRQEEARKVVQASFHMRERVREQTHRRTFDQMALQAQLTASLGRIKL
- the cnrip1b gene encoding CB1 cannabinoid receptor-interacting protein 1b — protein: MGDVPQMIKIGISMKMQPNNSAVFFKSDGARFGQTRTIKLLTGSKYKIEVVVKPGAATASTMSVGGITFPLEQQSKDPQSVVYSGMYDTEGVTHTKSGERQPVQINMQFTDIGLFETVWQVKYYNYNKRDHCQWGNSFNCIEYECKPNETRTLMWVNKELFV
- the LOC134022283 gene encoding catechol O-methyltransferase domain-containing protein 1-like isoform X1, translated to MDGLIKMLLGLGLVFLLTAGASAFPGKSHSGGKDDPVLQYVVNNSLRENPVLTKLRQKTLEDPWSIMMVASEQAQLMANLLKLINANKTIEIGMYTGYNALSMALVLPENGRVVACEIDDLYVDIAKPFFKEARVEDKIDVRLQTAIKTLDELLKAGEAGTYDFVFIDADKSNYNRYYEKSLELLRVGGIIAIDNVLWSGKVVDPAPDDLVSKTLDALNKKLHKDERIDLSMLTVGDGLTLAIKR